A single Anopheles arabiensis isolate DONGOLA chromosome 2, AaraD3, whole genome shotgun sequence DNA region contains:
- the LOC120897091 gene encoding LOW QUALITY PROTEIN: mucin-19 (The sequence of the model RefSeq protein was modified relative to this genomic sequence to represent the inferred CDS: inserted 1 base in 1 codon; deleted 1 base in 1 codon) → MVVSKEGKRRRKVTAIAQAAGGGSSNPSSGSGTNGPNVAPERDLSPPEIPKRPKVHAQRKFAQGQGTASSSYLSYSSAPPTTPGKDGPNRATQSGAGNGTTPTGPGSGTGADATAQVPELLPNMRPSTDDFLTFLCFRGTPVLPPELDFFNKSSTTAAGNSGTTSGARSSATASGSGSSKLKGSPQAKPAIASTNETAASASNPATSSSKPAQGAKQTPATQVKATAQESTGQDKATVAPAATSYMPFAVRXRAEQHPAPAEPRTDRKRTQDKMQALRKKYHDQRVAKLRATGQGQRQSGRGTVAISTRSSAVPSKAGPKEDEEEAVEEEEEEEDDEDEDEASSDNEEKEDEQEGKPGKKGEKEEPNVGRRKSGLRSGAASHASSPAVESGKGSPAKIPRNTKRDSSKGGPDPETGKDSPAKSIESKAGGKGTKTANTPPATPTEDASRQSVTRTAAAAAAAANSKKTAKETPKSSPTQQPAATVASDTEGKEKRTTRLSALRNPPPVTTKATPEKSLAATKPAKEKPQQKQPDRVDFSSDDDEPLSRTTRTDKRASDRTVRTSPEAGKTTRSGRSRKSEPAATLDKDPDEMPDKKTRRSESVVSRRSDISSRKSEMREVLPKKAEEASKPQPAQRGRKRKEPVAQTQQPAVKSTKEEEAPHSEPKAEGATDATERKQPATVGRKKRETPAPDAAGRDGTLSPEVEEKKPKTASSTPVESLSTSRPSRKTKEAATLYMELIGRKLNHDDKSDDDASSLDSLELPNVRKMERMENELKANAGKTRDARPSAAKAKRKAGAAAARSVDEDEVEKEAGGDETKVIEKSFSDSDEEPLASKFQRKQQQARRQTAKAKAGAPAKQTAGRKNAKKANVSDEGKSTEEALSPDKKDGGERKSAKVEEPPVQRQQAATKKGSLVGAAAAAASINSPTGTMKQNGTTAANVVPGTGSSTFTRTPTKLNAKGGGTTSSPLESPALSSDHLKSPTTSEGQNLSRLNKSMDNTQLSTTVEPAESPIKIPQMLNIPTVVPSSYQTSSFLHHASPVTSPTQALHQQQAPFTRAIKPSLGTATNAAGPGVNNASSTDAYHHPLANASSQPTDHGSMPFNRSGTTNATNANTANAAGQSTSATPKADFTLPLDDADFLKAFEKCASGDPIGADKPAAHSSLLGNLLPSKEESEKIFGIASVSLAQSSGPLDTKCTLGKCGSVHKPPLGPPVLTESLLGGNLSPRDRRKAKVNMTHEQIQKWIYESSWSPIEDDLKDDELELLEPGARTPPPPVTGAAAASTASAPAGTTAQASTTTASGSGWAGMMASTSTPISTPAHGNGRGKEEQNRTPTSAPVVSPLAATTVVGEKKDTTPFQGQKQSATPSAQEVKPAGNDKESTPAKAQSSEAQSGKEGGGPSASTPTVKPKEPRKSKAETPATPTTTQTAPRATATTPTTTTSGERKPIYRNATGRTPVYKQDAMAAKQSPAAQTTTSPAAGQSVPTTSPSTKPAAGQGPSGGAPGATAASAQSGSNKFGAFSPVNEPSVYSFDKEEDFMPVATPFRRQHGPATGAGGRRESCNSSARDEPTAKRDATPVADEKAAFQKPPAMASKANNAGGSSSAPATAEEKAKATEEDADRKDEDKPLTVKQEASDTEADGGAGGSGAGGQTFYIPLQGPTAGGSTAGGSTGGKSSDQLIQGVAVKLGTEGPDGPNQRVIMHAKLVTKAEMGSNPTTLPDSMNVQELVKSLTAQGGAAAALGKEGLAKLLPMGLLQSRLKSPTADAPAPSTDARTPTLEDRASAEPMSRGLSRIASNSSLSSQRSKPTGGKSNAKGGTGAGRGSAETVPPPQPDNNTVFPRRDDPAQMVEAPVFKPTEKEFHDPMEYIERIAPIASRFGICRIVPPASFKPECRIADDMRFMAYNQYVHKMLHRWGPSAKEYAAIKKYLATQSINLQAPPVIGGMEVDLPRLYHTVQELGGLKEVIEKKKWARVSEDMCIPKAAHDRVSKLDDIYCKYLLPYDTLSPAERQKLFDEVEADWAKREAKARRNADKGVGSEIRNSGDSDEDDSNDDEEEEDEDECSMECIVKGRSMPLNQFFRIARNTMSLWFRNSEPTVAEIEAEYWRHVAVRDSHVCVHSGSIDSSAFGYGFPSPKVKGSSCAKHPWNLKVLTNNSGSILRSLGPVMGITIPTLHVGMLFSACCWYRDPHGLPWIEYLHTGANKIWYGVPDDQNANFRAALTVLVPTHCQNKTIWLPCDTAMVPPHMLTDRSVSLCRTEQQPGQFVVVFPRAYTSSLCTGYAVSESVYFATNSWLDTAKEDFRDIQESCEPTMFSVEQLLFAIANDQRSNHDTLVQAYPMIVDIYEKEKLHRQTLKEQGVTKSERIESKKKSASLDELECERCRANLYLSLVKVKVTRSDDDDEEGDEDNTTVDEEERIYCLKHAVKHLADGGLQTKHCRLAYTYSLDDIEELLKKLQDRIANKKSTKSSAGSSAGGGGGGGGGGGGSGSGGGGGGGGGGGSGRGKSSLHLASTSSQSSSSYQAPSHSKYAGMATMLK, encoded by the exons ATGGTCGTTTCGAAGGAAGGCAAGCGCCGGCGTAAGGTGACCGCCATCGCACAAGCAGCCGGTGGGGGCAGCTCCAATCCATCCTCCGGCAGCGGCACCAATGGGCCGAATGTAGCGCCCGAGCGGGATCTTTCGCCACCGGAAATCCCGAAACG TCCGAAGGTACATGCACAGCGAAAGTTTGCCCAGGGCCAAGGGACGGCCTCCTCGTCCTACCTTAGCTACTCGTCTGCCCCACCAACAACGCCCGGCAAAGATGGGCCGAACCGAGCAACGCAATCCGGCGCCGGCAATGGCACAACGCCGACCGGTCCCGGCAGCGGAACCGGAGCGGACGCCACTGCACAGGTTCCGGAACTGCTGCCCAACATGCGCCCCAGCACGGACGATTTTCTTACGTTCCTGTGCTTCCGCGGCACGCCGGTTCTGCCGCCGGAGTTGGACTTTTTCAACAAATCAAGCACCACTGCCGCCGGAAACAGTGGCACAACCAGTGGCGCAAGATCATCAGCCACAGCGAGTGGCTCCGGCAGCTCTAAATTAAAGGGCTCTCCGCAAGCGAAACCGGCCATAGCATCCACGAACGAAACGGCCGCATCTGCCAGCAATCCTGCTACAAGCTCTTCCAAGCCGGCCCAAGGCGCCAAACAAACGCCAGCAACGCAAGTGAAAGCCACTGCACAGGAATCAACCGGCCAGGACAAGGCAACTGTAGCACCCGCTGCTACATCGTACATGCCGTTTGCGGTGC AAAGGGCCGAGCAACATCCGGCCCCGGCTGAGCCGCGAACCGATCGAAAGCGTACGCAGGATAAGATGCAAGCGCTGCGTAAAAAGTACCACGATCAGCGCGTTGCTAAGCTGCGTGCGACGGGCCAGGGCCAGAGGCAGAGTGGCCGCGGGACGGTGGCAATATCGACACGCTCTTCGGCCGTTCCTTCGAAAGCTGGACCGAAAGAGGACGAGGAAGAGGCggtagaggaagaggaggaagaggaagacgatGAAGACGAAGACGAGGCAAGTTCGGACAATGAAGAAAAGGAGGACGAGCAAGAAGGCAAGCCGGGCAAAAAGGGCGAAAAGGAAGAGCCAAACGTTGGCAGACGGAAAAGTGGGCTGCGGAGCGGGGCAGCATCGCACGCATCCAGTCCGGCGGTCGAGAGCGGGAAAGGTTCGCCGGCCAAAATTCCGCGCAATACGAAGCGTGATTCATCGAAAGGTGGCCCAGATCCGGAGACAGGCAAAGATTCTCCAGCAAAATCAATTGAAAGTAAAGCTGGTGGTAAGGGGACGAAGACAGCAAATACTCCACCTGCTACGCCTACTGAGGACGCTTCCAGGCAGAGTGTAACGCGtacagccgcagcagcagcagcagccgctaaTTCGAAGAAAACGGCCAAAGAAACGCCGAAAAGTTCACCCACACAGCAGCCCGCGGCGACGGTCGCTTCCGACACGGAGGGCAAAGAGAAGCGTACGACACGGCTGTCCGCTCTGCGCAATCCACCCCCTGTGACAACTAAAGCAACGCCCGAAAAGTCGCTTGCTGCGACGAAACCGGCAAAAGAGAAGCCGCAACAGAAGCAGCCGGATCGAGTGGACTTTTCTTCCGACGATGACGAGCCGCTGTCACGGACCACTCGCACCGATAAACGTGCGTCGGACAGGACGGTTAGGACTTCGCCCGAGGCGGGCAAAACGACGCGTTCCGGTAGGAGCCGTAAGTCGGAACCGGCCGCCACGCTGGACAAGGATCCGGACGAAATGCCGGACAAGAAGACGCGCCGTTCGGAGTCGGTCGTCAGCCGGCGGTCGGATATAAGCTCCCGCAAGTCCGAGATGCGTGAAGTGCTGCCGAAAAAGGCGGAAGAAGCTTCAAAACCGCAACCGGCCCAGCGAGGACGGAAGCGGAAGGAACCGGTCGCCCAAACGCAGCAACCCGCCGTCAAGTCGACCAAAGAGGAAGAGGCCCCGCACAGCGAGCCGAAGGCGGAAGGTGCGACGGATGCGACGGAGCGAAAGCAGCCGGCAACGGTCGGGCGAAAGAAGCGCGAAACGCCAGCGCCGGATGCAGCCGGACGCGACGGTACGCTTTCGCCGGAAGTGGAGGAGAAGAAACCGAAAACGGCCTCCTCGACGCCGGTCGAATCGCTCAGCACGTCGCGCCCGTCGCGCAAAACGAAGGAAGCGGCCACGCTGTACATGGAACTGATCGGGCGGAAGCTCAACCACGACGACAAATCGGACGACGATGCGTCCTCGCTGGACAGTCTCGAGCTGCCGAACGTGCGCAAGATGGAGCGGATGGAGAACGAGCTGAAGGCGAATGCGGGCAAGACGCGGGACGCTAGACCGTCGGCAGCTAAGGCGAAAAGGAAAGCGGGAGCCGCAGCCGCCCGGTCGGTGGACGAGGACGAGGTGGAAAAGGAAGCGGGCGGCGATGAGACGAAGGTAATTGAAAAAAGCTTTAGCGATTCGGACGAGGAACCGTTGGCGAGCAAGTTTCagcgcaagcagcagcaggcgcgcCGACAGACGGCCAAAGCAAAAGCGGGAGCACCGGCCAAACAAACCGCCGGGCGGAAGAATGCGAAGAAAGCGAACGTGTCGGATGAGGGGAAATCCACCGAGGAGGCTTTATCGCCCGACAAAAAGGACGGCGGAGAAAGGAAGTCGGCCAAGGTCGAGGAACCGCCGGTGCAGCGGCAACAAGCGGCCACAAAAAAGGGTTCGCTGGTCggagcggcagcggcagccgcCAGCATAAACTCCCCGACTGggacaatgaaacaaaacggtaCTACGGCAGCGAATGTTGTCCCGGGCA CGGGGAGTAGTACCTTTACACGCACTCCCACGAAGCTGAATGCGAAAGGTGGTGGGACCACCAGCAGTCCACTCGAATCTCCGGCCCTGTCGTCCGATCATCTGAAAAGTCCCACCACCTCGGAGGGACAGAATTTGTCGCGGCTGAACAAATCGATGGACAATACGCAGCTGTCGACCACGGTCGAGCCGGCCGAAAGCCCCATCAAGATCCCGCAGATGCTCAACATACCGACCGTCGTGCCGAGCAGCTACCAAACGTCGTCCTTTCTGCACCACGCGTCGCCGGTGACGTCACCGACGCAAGCACTCCACCAACAGCAAGCTCCCTTTACCCGTGCCATAAAGCCGTCGCTTGGGACGGCGACGAACGCTGCCGGGCCGGGGGTGAACAATGCTTCTTCCACCGATGCTTACCACCACCCTTTAGCGAACGCGTCCAgccaaccgaccgaccacGGTAGCATGCCTTTCAATCGCTCTGGCACGACGAATGCGACGAATGCAAATACTGCAAATGCCGCCGGCCAATCCACCTCCGCCACGCCGAAGGCAGACTTTACCCTTCCGCTGGACGATGCGGACTTTCTGAAAGCGTTCGAGAAGTGCGCCTCGGGCGACCCGATCGGGGCGGATAAGCCTGCCGCCCACTCGTCCCTGCTCGGCAACCTGCTGCCGAGCAAGGAGGAGTCGGAAAAGATTTTCGGCATCGCTAGCGTCAGCCTGGCGCAGAGTTCCGGCCCGCTCGACACCAAGTGCACGCTGGGGAAGTGTGGCTCGGTCCACAAACCGCCGCTGGGGCCGCCCGTGCTGACGGAGTCGCTGCTCGGTGGCAATCTGTCGCCGCGCGATCGCCGCAAGGCGAAGGTGAACATGACGCACGAGCAGATACAGAAGTGGATCTACGAATCGTCCTGGTCGCCGATCGAGGACGACCTGAAGGATGACGagctggagctgctggagcCGGGCGCACGCACACCGCCGCCCCCGGTGACGGGTGCTGCGGCGGCTTCTACTGCTTCCGCACCGGCCGGGACCACCGCGCAAGCGTCCACTACGACGGCGTCCGGCTCGGGTTGGGCAGGAATGATGGCCTCCACGTCAACGCCGATCAGCACGCCCGCCCACGGCAACGGTCGGGGCAAGGAAGAGCAGAATCGTACCCCTACGAGCGCTCCAGTTGTTTCTCCTCTCGCCGCAACTACTGTGGTGGGGGAGAAAAAGGACACGACACCGTTCCAGGGACAGAAGCAATCGGCCACCCCATCCGCTCAGGAGGTAAAACCGGCAGGCAACGATAAGGAAAGCACTCCGGCAAAGGCGCAAAGCAGTGAGGCACAATCGGGCAAGGAAGGGGGAGGACCTTCGGCGTCCACTCCAACCGTCAAGCCGAAGGAACCGAGAAAATCCAAAGCAGAAACACCCGCAACACCGACGACAACGCAGACTGCACCGcgtgccaccgccaccacaccGACCACGACGACGTCGGGCGAACGGAAACCAATCTACCGGAATGCAACGGGACGAACGCCCGTCTACAAGCAGGACGCAATGGCCGCCAAGCAGTCGCCGGCGGCACAAACGACCACCAGCCCAGCAGCTGGCCAAAGCGTACCGACAACATCGCCTTCCACGAAGCCAGCGGCCGGTCAAGGTCCCTCCGGTGGTGCCCcgggagcaacagcagcatccgcACAGAGCGGCAGCAACAAGTTTGGCGCCTTCTCGCCCGTCAACGAACCGAGTGTGTACTCGTTCGACAAGGAGGAAGACTTTATGCCGGTGGCGACACCGTTCCGTAGGCAGCATGGCCCAGCTACCGGGGCAGGCGGTCGACGGGAGTCGTGCAATTCGTCCGCCCGCGATGAACCAACTGCCAAGCGTGATGCAACGCCCGTGGCGGACGAGAAAGCGGCTTTTCAGAAACCACCCGCCAtggcgagcaaagcaaacaacgcGGGAGGATCCAGTTCGGCTCCCGCCACTGCCGAGGAGAAAGCGAAAGCAACCGAAGAGGACGCAGATCGGAAGGACGAGGACAAACCGTTGACGGTGAAGCAGGAAGCGAGCGATACCGAGGCGgacggtggtgctggtggtagtgGCGCCGGTGGACAGACGTTTTACATTCCACTGCAGGGTCCGACCGCGGGTGGCAGTACGGCAGGCGGCAGTACCGGTGGGAAATCATCCGATCAGCTCATCCAGGGCGTCGCAGTCAAGCTCGGAACGGAGGGGCCCGATGGGCCGAACCAGCGCGTTATAATGCACGCCAAGCTGGTGACGAAGGCTGAGATGGGCTCCAATCCCACCACGCTGCCCGACTCGATGAACGTGCAGGAGCTGGTCAAGAGCCTAACGGCGCAGGGTGGTGCGGCGGCCGCCCTCGGCAAGGAGGGGCTGGCGAAGCTGCTCCCCATGGGACTGCTCCAGTCGCGGCTCAAGTCACCGACGGCAGATGCCCCAGCGCCCTCAACCGATGCACGCACACCGACGCTCGAGGATCgggccagtgccgaaccgatGTCCCGCGGTCTGTCGCGCATCGCCTCCAACTCGTCCCTCTCGTCCCAGCGCTCGAAGCCGACGGGCGGCAAAAGCAACGCCAAGGGCGGAACCGGCGCTGGTCGGGGCAGTGCGGAAACGGTGCCGCCACCGCAGCCGGACAACAACACGGTGTTCCCGCGCCGGGACGATCCGGCCCAGATGGTGGAGGCGCCGGTGTTCAAGCCGACCGAGAAGGAGTTCCACGATCCGATGGAGTACATCGAGCGGATCGCACCGATCGCGTCCCGGTTCGGCATCTGTCGCATCGTGCCGCCGGCCAGCTTCAAGCCGGAGTGCCGCATCGCGGACGATATGCGCTTCATGGCGTACAACCAGTACGTGCACAAGATGCTGCACCGGTGGGGCCCGAGCGCGAAGGAGTACGCCGCCATCAAGAAGTATCTGGCGACGCAGAGCATCAACCTGCAGGCGCCGCCGGTGATCGGCGGCATGGAGGTGGACCTGCCCCGGCTGTACCACACCGTGCAGGAGCTCGGCGGGCTGAAGGAGGTGATCGAGAAGAAGAAGTGGGCCCGCGTGTCGGAGGACATGTGCATCCCGAAGGCGGCGCACGATCGCGTCTCGAAGCTGGACGACATCTACTGCAAGTATCTGCTGCCGTACGATACGCTGTCGCCGGCCGAGCGCCAGAAGCTGTTCGACGAGGTGGAAGCGGACTGGGCCAAGCGGGAGGCGAAGGCGCGCCGCAACGCGGACAAGGGCGTCGGGTCGGAGATCCGCAACAGCGGCGACTCGGACGAGGACGACTCtaacgacgacgaggaggaggaggacgaggacgagtgCTCGATGGAGTGCATCGTGAAGGGGCGCAGCATGCCGCTGAACCAGTTCTTTCGCATCGCGCGCAACACCATGTCGCTGTGGTTCCGGAACAGCGAACCAACGGTGGCGGAAATCGAGGCCGAGTACTGGCGCCACGTCGCGGTGCGCGACAGCCACGTGTGCGTGCACTCGGGCTCGATCGACTCGAGCGCGTTCGGGTACGGGTTCCCCAGCCCGAAGGTGAAGGGTTCGTCGTGCGCCAAGCACCCGTGGAACCTGAAGGTGCTGACGAACAACAGTGGTTCGATACTGCGCTCGCTCGGCCCGGTGATGGGCATCACGATACCGACGCTGCACGTCGGCATGCTGTTCAGTGCGTGCTGCTGGTATCGCGATCCGCACGGCCTGCCCTGGATCGAGTATCTGCACACGGGCGCGAACAAGATCTGGTACGGCGTGCCGGACGATCAGAACGCCAACTTCCGCGCGGCACTGACCGTGCTGGTGCCGACGCActgccagaacaagacgatcTGGCTGCCGTGCGATACGGCGATGGTGCCGCCGCACATGCTGACGGACCGGAGCGTGTCGCTGTGCCGCACGGAGCAGCAGCCGGGCCAGTTTGTGGTGGTGTTTCCGCGCGCGTACACCTCGAGCCTTTGCACCGGGTACGCGGTGTCGGAGAGCGTGTACTTCGCTACGAACAGTTGGCTCGACACGGCCAAGGAAGATTTTAGG GACATACAGGAAAGCTGCGAACCGACCATGTTCTCGGTGGAGCAGCTGCTATTTGCGATCGCGAACGATCAGCGCAGCAACCATGATACGCTTGTGCAGGCGTACCCAATGATAGTCGATATCTACGAAAAGGAGAAACTACATCGACAAACGCTAAAG GAGCAAGGCGTAACCAAATCGGAACGCATCGAGTCGAAGAAGAAGAGCGCCTCGCTCGATGAGTTGGAGTGCGAGCGGTGCCGGGCGAACCTCTACCTTTCGCTAGTGAAGGTAAAGGTGACCCGgtcggacgacgacgacgaggaagGGGACGAAGACAATACGACGGTGGACGAGGAGGAGCGCATCTACTGTCTGAAGCACGCGGTAAAGCATCTGGCCGATGGTGGCCTGCAGACCAAGCACTGTCGGCTGGCGTACACCTACTCGCTGGATGACATCGAGGAGCTGCTGAAGAAGCTGCAGGACCGGATCGCCAACAAGAAATCCACGAAATCAAGTGCCGGTagcagtgctggtggtggtggtggcggaggaggaggcggaGGAGGAAGTGGAagtggtggaggaggtggtggtggtgggggcgGTGGTAGTGGTCGTGGGAAGTCATCCCTGCATCTAGCGTCCACCTCGTCCCAGTCGTCATCGTCCTACCAGGCGCCCAGTCACAGCAAGTACGCTGGCATGGCAACGATGTTAAAGTAA
- the LOC120897088 gene encoding queuine tRNA-ribosyltransferase accessory subunit 2 — MHSQSREENKTRTHVVYVCRMKFTLSTVTKCSGRLGVLGGLDRLPNLSLQTPAFIFHTKGGSIPHLSKEAMQHVSGDPSCFLHLSISNTLHMQEAIKASRITIAEFIAQSNCATLLFVRDPSEPPIPGLPEKDSLPIYTRNGRRNITLEQYMTLVETFRPDAYVPLYDGDTDASSSKKRDQKSLDRTEKFVEQCLEWHRKSDALQSSCLIGPVVGGYNEKLREQSVAFLRQSDDAFAGYLIEGLHMHGPSVARMDGSAALGIVANVCKQLPEAKVRLCFGSYDPALVLEMVAAGVDVFDTSYVYLKAAQEHRALVFSFDVTSTEQEHVTELDTTDARWAEDFGPLLPGCKCYTCQKHSRAYVHHLHNTREMLGPILLMMHNLHHYVEYFKAIRHHVANDSLPALRNHLAGQKSLPPYAPPKEEKLPMPAAQKAELMEPMEDLGEKQNKKQRA, encoded by the exons ATGCACAGCCAAAGCcgggaggaaaacaaaactcgcACGCACGTTGTTTACGTTTGCAGGATGAAATTTACGCTAAGCACCGTTACGAAATGTTCCGGCCGGTTGGGTGTCCTCGGGGGCCTGGACCGCCTGCCCAATCTGTCCCTGCAAACGCCGGCCTTTATTTTCCACACCAAG GGTGGCAGCATTCCTCATCTAAGCAAGGAGGCCATGCAGCACGTTTCCGGTGACCCGTCCTGCTTTCTGCATCTGAGCATCTCCAACACGCTGCACATGCAGGAAGCGATCAAAGCAAGCCGCATAACGATCGCCGAATTTATCGCGCAAAGCAACTGTGCCACGCTGCTGTTTGTGCGCGATCCAAGCGAACCGCCCATACCGGGACTGCCAGAGAAGGACTCGTTGCCTATCTACACGCGCAACGGTAGGAGAAACATTACCCTAGAACAGTACATGACGCTGGTGGAAACGTTCCGACCCGACGCGTACGTTCCGCTGTACGACGGCGATACAGACGCGAGCAGTTCGAAAAAGCGCGACCAAAAGTCACTCGACCGAACGGAAAAGTTTGTCGAGCAGTGCTTGGAATGGCACCGGAAGTCGGACGCACTGCAATCATCCTGCCTGATCGGTCCCGTCGTCGGTGGCTACAACGAGAAGCTGCGCGAACAGTCGGTTGCATTTCTACGCCAATCCGATGACGCGTTTGCAGGATACTTAATCGAGGGATTGCACATGCACGGCCCGTCGGTGGCACGCATGGATGGGTCAGCGGCGCTGGGTATCGTGGCCAACGTTTGCAAGCAGCTGCCGGAGGCGAAGGTCCGCCTCTGCTTCGGTTCGTACGATCCAGCCCTGGTGCTGGAGATGGTTGCCGCCGGTGTGGACGTGTTTGACACGAGCTACGTTTACCTGAAAGCTGCCCAGGAGCATCGTGCGTTGGTGTTTTCGTTCGACGTTACCTCGACGGAGCAGGAGCACGTGACCGAGCTGGATACGACCGATGCGCGATGGGCAGAAGACTTTGGACCGCTACTGCCCGGCTGCAAGTGCTACACGTGTCAGAAACATTCCCGCGCCTACGTGCACCATCTGCATAATACGCGCGAAATGCTGGGCCCGATTCTGCTTATGAT GCACAATCTACATCACTACGTGGAGTATTTCAAAGCGATACGGCACCACGTTGCTAACGACAGCTTACCTGCGTTGAGGAACCATCTCGCCGGCCAGAAGTCGCTGCCACCGTACGCACCGCCGAAGGAAGAAAAACTGCCAATGCCGGCAGCGCAAAAGGCAGAGCTGATGGAACCGATGGAGGATTTGGgagaaaaacagaacaagAAACAGCGTGCTTAG
- the LOC120897090 gene encoding syntaxin-7: MSYASFDNNATGNSNITNEADFQKTAQIVVASIQKILQNVSSMQRMVNQFGTAQDSPELKQQLHQIRSYTQQLINDTTNQLNDLVNCKERHLKIQRDRLVDEFSTALNAFQAVQRKTVDLEKNAVRQARQASGAAMAINKPPGSHHSSMGSNYNNTSNSGGGSSMFEDNFITGSRGQTQEQMQEEIDLQALEDQERTIRELEENIVSVNEIYKKLGALVYEQSHQVDSIEASVEQTSVFVSEGVQQLKQASHYQNKARKKKLILALIAAAILAFIILIIVLKH; this comes from the exons ATGAGTTACGCTTCATTCGACAATAATGCCACGGGCAATTCGAACATCACCAATGAGGCGGACTTTCAGAAAACGGCCCAAATTGTGGTGGCCAGCATCCAGAAGATCCTGCAAAATG TGTCGTCTATGCAGCGTATGGTCAACCAGTTCGGCACGGCACAGGATTCGCCCGAGCTTAAACAACAGCT TCATCAGATACGGTCCTACACACAGCAGCTGATAAACGACACGACCAACCAGCTGAACGATCTGGTAAACTGCAAGGAACGTCACCTAAAGATCCAGCGGGACCGGCTGGTGGACGAGTTTTCCACCGCCCTGAACGCGTTCCAAGCGGTCCAGCGGAAAACGGTCGATCTGGAGAAGAATGCCGTCCGGCAGGCGCGGCAGGCGAGCGGGGCCGCGATGGCGATCAACAAACCGCCCGGCTCGCACCACTCGAGCATGGGCTCGAACTACAACAACACCTCGAACAGTGGCGGCGGGTCGTCGATGTTTGAGGATAACTTCATTACCGGGTCCCGGGGACAGACGCAGGAGCAGATGCAGGAGGAAATCGATCTGCAAGCGCTGGAAGACCAGGAACGGACCATCCGCGAGCTGGAG GAGAATATTGTTAGTGTTAATGAAATTTACAAAAAGCTCGGTGCACTCGTGTACGAACAGAGCCACCAGGTGGACTCGATCGAAGCGTCCGTCGAGCAGACGAGCGTGTTCGTATCGGAAGGTGTACAGCAGCTTAAACAGGCCAGCCATTATCAG AACAAAGCTCGCAAGAAGAAGCTGATTCTTGCGCTGATAGCAGCCGCAATATTAGCGTTCATCATTCTCATCATCGTTCTGAAGCACTAA